Proteins encoded in a region of the Zea mays cultivar B73 chromosome 4, Zm-B73-REFERENCE-NAM-5.0, whole genome shotgun sequence genome:
- the LOC103655642 gene encoding vicilin-like seed storage protein At2g18540: MCFCGDPCKVDKSEDHDTYRQRYWMCANFAFEPTIVQRRMNLMTPPPLCDFEQWIDTEISEKDKKWLENLQKWDAEDKERMEKRREELAAEQQREDEEKMRRVAECREDKEKKLERARRAKEAMEENPDAFRKGKWPRCTQ, from the exons ATGTgtttttgtggtgatccttgtaaagTCGATAAGTCTGAGGATCATGACACCTATCGACAGAggtattggatgtgtgctaactttGCATTTGAGCCAACTATTGTTCAACGTCGGATGAATTTAATG ACTCCTCCACCGCTATGTGATTTTGAGCAGTGGATTGACACAGAAATATCAGAGAAAGACAAGAAGTGGTTGGAGAATCTTCAAAAGTGGGATGCAGAGGACAAAGAGAGGATGGAAAAAAGACGAGAGGAGCTTGCTGCCGAGCAACAACGTGAAGACGAAGAGAAAATGAGGCGTGTTGCTGAATGCAGGGAAGATAAGGAGAAGAAGCTTGAGCGTGCACGTCGTGcaaaggaagcaatggaggagaaCCCTGATGCATTTCGCAAAGGCAAATGGCCCCGTTGTACTCAGTAG